GTCGCGGCGCTACGTGGCCGACTATCGCATTGGCGTCGCGTACAACGCCGACCTGCCGGTGGCTCTCGCGGTGGCTGCCTCCTCGGCTTTCCCGCCTTTCCTGTCGCCGCTTCGGCTCGACCTCACGCCCTTCGTGTGGAAGAACGATAAGCTCGACCCTTCGGTCGGCGCGCCGGTTCCGCCTTCCCGCGCCGTGCTCACCGATGGCGGCGTCTACGACAATCACGGCATCGAGCCGGCGCTGAAGCGCTGCCGCTGGCTGCTGGTGAGCGACGCCGGCGCGCCCTGGCAGGCTTCGAAGGCGGGCTACTGGAACTGGTTCTCGCAGCTCAAACGCGTGCTCGACACCACCGACAACCAGGTGCGCTCACTGCGGCGACGGGACCTGGTGGCGCGCTTCCAGGCGGCCAAGGACGCCGACGATCGCGGCCTGCCCGAAGACACGACCCGGCCCGACTATGCGGCAACGCGCGGCGTCTTCTGGTCGATCGCCAGCAAGCCGGACGCGAGCGAGCCGAATTTCGTGCAGACCGCCGCGACCGCGCCGGCGGATATCGGCACCTCACTGCATTTCCTAGGTAGCGAAGAGACGGTCGACCTGGTGAACTGGGGCTATTGCGCAGCCGACCAGGCGCTGCGGAGCTGGTACGAGCCGGCGGTGGCGCCGGGAAAAGGCGTGCCCTTGAAGCCGGGCGATGTGACGCCGGGGCGCTGCGCGAGGGTTTCGAAGGCGCTGATGGGTGTTTTTTAGGTTTGAGCGAGGCGCCGAAGCTGCTGATCTCCCCCCTTGTGGGGGAGATGTCCGGCAGGACAGAGGGGGCGCGAAGGAACGCGGCGCTGGCAATGCCTGGACGCCCACCTATTGGTAGTGGAGACATGGATACCGCTGATACGCTGGCGGGACAGCGCCCCCCTCTGGTCTGCCGACCATCTCCCCCACAAGGAGGGAGATTAGGCGCTCCGCGGCTTTCGCTAATCGCCTTGGCGCAATCCAATCCGGTTCATCACCTGCCCCGCGCATGCTAACAGGATCGCTTTCAACAATTCCAACGAGTGGACAGCGACATGGCAGGCGAAAAAGTAGCTCTGGTGACGGCGGGCGGCAGCGGCATGGGGGCGGCGGCGGCGAAGCGCCTGGCGGCCGACGGGTTCAAGGTCGGCGTGCTCTCTTCCTCCGGCAAGGGCGAGGCGCTGGGCAAGGAACTCGGCGGCTTCGGCGTCACCGGCTCCAACCAGTCGAATGACGACCTGAAGCGCCTCACGGACGGCGCGCTGGAGCGCTGGGGCCGCATCGACGTGCTGGTCAACAGCGCCGGCCACGGGCCGCGCGCGCAGATCATCGAGATCAGCGACGAGGACTGGCACAAGGGCATCGACACCTATTTCCTCAACGCCGTGCGCCCGACCCGGCTGGTGACGCCGGTGATGCAGAAGCAGAAATCAGGCGTCATCATCAACATCTCGACCGCCTGGGCGTTCGAGCCGAGCCCGATGTTCCCAACCTCGGCCGTGGCGCGCGCCGGGCTTGCCGCCTTCGCCAAGATCTTCGCCGACACCTATGCGGCCGACAACATCCGCATGAACAATGTGCTGCCCGGCTGGATCGACAGCCTGCCGACGACGAACGAGCGCCGCGACAGTGTGCCGATGAAGCGCTACGGCACGTCGGAAGAGATCGCCGCGACGATCTCGTTCCTGGCTTCGGACGGGGCGGCCTACATCACGGGACAGAACATTCGCGTGGATGGGGGCATCACAAGGGCGATATGAGGGTGGCGAGGACGCCGCCTCAGATCATCCCGGCTTGCGTGAATTGATCACCCACAGAACGCATAGGAAGGCTATCGAGCCCACCAGGACGATCGAATTGCCGACCACGATATTCCAGAACCGTGTCGGATCATCCGAGAGCGCGACCCAGTGCAGCTTGCCTCGGACTTCGCCCATCTTGATGCCGCAGGCAATGTTGTAGATCGCGATGGCGGCAAGCGCGGCCATCAGGACAAAGAGGTCGTTGTTCTTGTTGCGATCCATGGCAGCGGCTTTTATCAGCGCTTGGTGAAATATTGCTTACCTTGGGGAACGCGGCGGCCGGGAACCCGGCCGCCACGTTTTTCGGTTTGACGCAATTCCAGGCGGGAGGATCACGGCAACCGCGCCGGTTTGCCCGAGACTATTGATTGATCTCCGGCTCGACGAGCTTGGCCAGATTGCGCAGCGATTCCTGCCAGCCGAGATAGCAGGCCTCGGCGGGAATGGCGTCCGGGATGCCGGCCTGGGTGATGTTGATCTCAGTGCCGACCAACACTTTCTTCAAGGTCACCGTCACCTCGATCTGGCCCGGAAGGTTGGGATCGTCGAAGCGGTCGGTGTAGCGCAGGCGCTCGCCTGGGACGAGTTCGACGAATTCGCCGCCGAAGGAATGGCTGCCGCCGGTGGTGAAGTTGCGGAAGGACATCTTGTAGGCGCCGCCGACCTTGCCCTCGAACTCATGCACCGTGCAGGTGAAGCCGTTCGGCGGCAGCCACTTGGCCAGCGCGTCGGCCTCGACGAATGCGCGGTAGACCTTCTCCGGCTTGGTCGCCAGGACGCGGTGCAGGTGGATGGTGCTCGGCATGTCTCGATATCCTCTCTGGTTTCGTTGATCGATGCCCTAAGGACGGGCGACCTCCAGCCGATCCGACAGAGACTGTCAAATTTTTCGCCCCGCGGCTACCGTGCCGCTTTGTGACGGGGATAGGACGTTGGTGCTGCGATCGGGTTTCCGGCTCGAATGTCCACCGTCGCGCTTGGCGACTCAACCCTCGTTCATCGCGGGCGCCGCGCTGGTCAATTGCGATCACGAGCAGCATTCTGCCCAATATTTTGGCATGAGTCTCGCAATATTGAGTAAAATTGGGTAATTCGAGGTGTAATTATCGCGCTTAAATTGCATTAGATACACCTTATCATAATCATTTCTAATCATTAATCGATGAATGGCAATTTTTACTGTACTGTGACGCGATTCCTTGGAACCATAGGCCGGCTTTGCAGGTTGGCCTGAAAGTCAGCCACCACCCAGGAAGGAGTGTCCGATGAGCTTCGTCGTCAACGCGATAGGCGTTCCTCTTTATTATAGCGGCGCTTCCAACCATTGGTTTTCGGCGTCCTCGCCCGGGACGTTCAACGGCAGCAGCGGCAACGACTCCATCTGGGCCTCCAGCGGCGTCAACGTCACCATGTATGGCGGCCAAGGCGACGACATCTATTACCTCTATTCGGCGAGCAACAAAGTGGTCGAGTACGCCGGCCAGGGCGTCGACACCATCAACACATGGATGAGCTACACGCTGCCCAACAATGTCGAGAACCTCGTCGTCACCAACGCCCACAACTATGCCTTCGGCAATGCGCTGGACAATATCATCACCGCCAAGGGCGGCGGCCAGACCCTGGACGGCGGCGCGGGCAACGATGTGCTGATCGATGGCGGCGGCGGCGGCGCCGACACTTTCATCATCGCCAAGGGCAATGGCAGCGACTCCATCGTCAATTTCGCCGCGAACGACACCGTGCGGCTCGATGGCTACGGCTTCACTACCTTCGCCGCCATCCACGACAGCATGATCCAGGCGGGGCCGAATGTGGTGCTGAACCTCGGATCGGGCGAGATCCTCGAATTCAAGAACACGACCATCGACAAGTTCCAGCCCAGCCAGTTCCAGCTGCCGATCGACAAGTCCGGCATGACGCTGTCCTTCAGCGACGAGTTCAACACGCTGAACCTCAACAATAGCCAGGGCGGCACTTGGGACACCAACTTCTGGTGGGGCGCGGCGAACGGCAGCACGCTGACCCGGAACAACGAGCTGCAATGGTATATCGACGCCAATTACGCGCCGACCAGCTCGGTGCATCCGTTCAGCATCGACAATGGCGTGCTCACCATCACCGCGGCGCAGGCGCCGGCCGACATCAAGCCGCTGATCAACAATTACGAATACACCTCCGGCTTGCTCACCACGCATGACTCGTTCTCGCAGACCTATGGCTATTTCGAAATGCGCGCCGACCTGCCGGAAAACGCCGGCGCCTGGCCGGCCTTCTGGCTGCTGCCGGAAGACGGTTCGTGGCCGCCGGAACTCGACGTGGTGGAGATGTATGGCCAAAAGCCGAATTCGCTGCTGATGACGGGGCATACCCTCGAGACGGGCCAGCACACGACGGTCGGATCCACGGTGAACGTCATGGATACCGCCGGCTTCCACACCTACGGCCTGTTGTGGACGCCGGACAAGCTGGTCTGGACCTATGACGGCGTGCAGGTCGCGCAAGCGGCAACCCCGTCGGACATGAACAAGCCGATGTACATGCTGGTCGATCTCGCGGTCGGCGGCCAGGCCGGCGCGCCGCCGGATCATCTCGCCACGCCGGCCCAGATGAAGATCGACTACATTCACGCCTACACGCTGGACGAACTGCAGCAGAGCCATTTGAACGTCACGGCCGAACACACAGCCTAGGCGTCCAGGGCAATGTCGCGAGAGCGCCCTCCGACCAGCTTGCGGCCCGTTTCCCTGCGCGGCGTGTTCCTGCGCGCGGTCAGCGATGTCGGCCTGTTCTCGCTGCTGATCAACCTGCTGCTGCTGGTGGTCCCGCTTTACCTGCTCCAGGTCTATGACCGGGTGCTGCCCTCCTCCAGCGTCGAAACGCTGGTCTATCTGTCGGTCATCGCAGTCGCGGCGCTCGGCTTCCTCGGCTTTCTCGACGCCGTCCGCGCCGTCTACACGCAGCGCATCGCCGCCACCGTCAATGACAGGTTGGGCGCGACGGTTTTCGCCGCTTCGCTCGGCGACCGGAGCGGGCCGTCGCCGCTCGCCGACCTCGCCGCGGTCTGCGCCTTCATCCGCTCGCGCGGTGTGGCGGTGCTGTTCGACCTGCCCTTCGCGCCGGTCTTCCTCGGCCTGCTCTACCTCATCCATCCGGTGCTGTTCTGGGTGACGCTCGGCGGCACCGCGCTGCTGGTCGTGCTGGTCGTGGCCAACCAGCTTGCCATCGGCAGGAACGATGCGCTCTCCGCGGAGCGCTCGGCTCTGGCCAGCCGGGCCGAGCAGGCCTTTGCCCGCAACGCCGAGACGCTGCGCGCCATGGGGATGGTGGAAAACGCCGCGCGCGCATGGGGACGGCATGTGGCGGAGGCGCTCGTGCTGCATGACCGCTCGGCCAGCGCCAACGCGATCTTCAGCGGCACTTCCAGGGCGCTGCGCATGATTCTGCAGCTGGCGATCCTCGGCGCCGGCGCCTGGCTGGTGCTGAAGGGCGAGATGACGGCCGGCATGATCTTCGCCTCCTCGCTGGTGTCGTCGCGCGCGCTGCAGCCGCTCGACCAGCTGATCGGTTCGTGGCGACAGATCGGCGAGGCCAGGCGCGCCTGGACGCGGCTGCAGGTCGCGCTTGCGGCGCAGCCGGCACAAGCAAGCAAACTAACCTTGCCCGATCCGGCCGGCGCGATTGCCGCGCAGGATCTTTTCTTCATCGGGCCGAATGCGACGTTCGGCGCCGAGCCGATCCTGAAGCGGCTGAGCTTCGCGATTCAGCCCGGCGAAGCAGTGGCGATCGTCGGCCCGAGCGGCGCCGGCAAATCGACGCTGGCGCGGCTGCTTGTCGGGGCGACCCAGCCGAGCGGCGGCTCGGTCCGGATCGACGGCGCCGAGCTCAGGACCTGGGACGAGAGCCAGCTTGGCCGGCATATCGGCTATCTGGCGCAGGAGGTGGAGCTTTTCCCCGGCTCGGTCAGCGAGAATATTGCCCGCTTCGAGGCAGGCGCGGACGACGCGGCGATCATCGAGGCGGCAAGACGCGCCGAGGCGCATGAGCTGATCCTTTCGCTGCGCGACGGCTACCAGACGATGGTCGCCGGGACGCTGTCGGGCGGCGAGCGGCAGCGGATCGGGCTGGCGCGCGCCTTCTACGGCAATCCGCGCATCCTGGTGCTGGACGAGCCGAGCACGCATCTCGATGGCGCCGGCGAAACGGCGCTCGAAGCGGTACTGGCGGCCGCGCGCGCGGCGGGCGTCACCACGATCGTCATCACGCATCGCCCTTCGATCGCAGCGGCCTGCGACCGCGTGATGGTCCTGCGCGGCGGCGTCATCGAGGCGTTCGGACCGAGCGCCGAGGTGCTGCGGCAACCAGGCGCGCAGCGGAGCACGGTGGTGACGGGATCGTTCGCCCCGGTCATCCGCGCCTCGCAGACCATCCGCCGCGGGTCGTAGGCGATGTCCGCGCCAAGCCTCAGCTTCCACGACCGCCCGCGCACCGATTTCCGGCGCACGGCCTTTGCCGGCTACGCGGCGATCGCGCTTCTTGCCGGCGGCTTCGGCACTTGGGCAGCGAGCGCGCCGCTGGCGGGCGCGGTGATCACGCAAGGCACGATCGCGGCGACCGGCGGCAACATCCTGATCCAGCATCGCGAGGGCGGCATCATCAGGCAATTGCTTGTGCATGAAGGCGACCGCGTGCGCGAAGGCCAGGAACTCATCCTGCTCGACCGGACCGCCCCGGAGGCCGATCTCAACCGGCTAACGAGGCAGTGGATCGCGCTCAAGGCGAATGCCGCGCGGCTGGAGGCCGAGCGCGACGGGCTGGACCGGCTGGCGCCGATCAGCGAGCCCGCGCCGGCGCCGTTCCAGCCGGAGTTCCAGAACCTGATCCGCGAACAGCAGAAGGAGTTCGACGCAAGGCTTGCGCGCTTCCGCTCGGAGCAGTCGATCCTGGCGCAGCGGGTCGCCATGCATCGCGAGTCGGTCAAGGGCCTGAACGCGCAGAAGGCGGCCATCGAGCAGCAGACCGAGGTGGTGAAGAAGGAACTCGGTATCAAGACCGACCTTCTCAGCAAGGGCCTGACCAACCGCACCGAATATTCGCAGCTGCTGCGCTCGGAGGCCGACCTTGTCGGCCAGGCCGGCGCGCTGGCGGCGTACCTTGCCTCCGCCAACACGCAGATCGCGGAGGCCGAAGCGCAGACCGAGCGCGCCACCACGCAGCGCGTCGAGGAGGCGCTGACCAAGCTCGACGACGTGCGCACCAACCTTGCCGACATCGACGAGCAGATGCGCGCGGCGCAAGCCGTGCTGAAGCGCACGACGATCACCGCGCCGGCGGCGG
This region of Mesorhizobium sp. M2A.F.Ca.ET.046.03.2.1 genomic DNA includes:
- a CDS encoding SDR family oxidoreductase, whose product is MAGEKVALVTAGGSGMGAAAAKRLAADGFKVGVLSSSGKGEALGKELGGFGVTGSNQSNDDLKRLTDGALERWGRIDVLVNSAGHGPRAQIIEISDEDWHKGIDTYFLNAVRPTRLVTPVMQKQKSGVIINISTAWAFEPSPMFPTSAVARAGLAAFAKIFADTYAADNIRMNNVLPGWIDSLPTTNERRDSVPMKRYGTSEEIAATISFLASDGAAYITGQNIRVDGGITRAI
- a CDS encoding family 16 glycosylhydrolase, encoding MSFVVNAIGVPLYYSGASNHWFSASSPGTFNGSSGNDSIWASSGVNVTMYGGQGDDIYYLYSASNKVVEYAGQGVDTINTWMSYTLPNNVENLVVTNAHNYAFGNALDNIITAKGGGQTLDGGAGNDVLIDGGGGGADTFIIAKGNGSDSIVNFAANDTVRLDGYGFTTFAAIHDSMIQAGPNVVLNLGSGEILEFKNTTIDKFQPSQFQLPIDKSGMTLSFSDEFNTLNLNNSQGGTWDTNFWWGAANGSTLTRNNELQWYIDANYAPTSSVHPFSIDNGVLTITAAQAPADIKPLINNYEYTSGLLTTHDSFSQTYGYFEMRADLPENAGAWPAFWLLPEDGSWPPELDVVEMYGQKPNSLLMTGHTLETGQHTTVGSTVNVMDTAGFHTYGLLWTPDKLVWTYDGVQVAQAATPSDMNKPMYMLVDLAVGGQAGAPPDHLATPAQMKIDYIHAYTLDELQQSHLNVTAEHTA
- a CDS encoding patatin-like phospholipase family protein, whose amino-acid sequence is MASVTAARGTGAAPGGAASIDGKAERYDLGLCLSGGGYRAMLFHAGALCRLNEAGLLQKLDMVSSVSGGSIAAGLLAVLWPRFVFAAGVASNFDIYLHRILEFSQVFVDAPSIFKGLLNPFSSAAREVAACYERRLFAGSRPMLKSLPEKPWFVFCSSNLGTGSLFRLSRRYVADYRIGVAYNADLPVALAVAASSAFPPFLSPLRLDLTPFVWKNDKLDPSVGAPVPPSRAVLTDGGVYDNHGIEPALKRCRWLLVSDAGAPWQASKAGYWNWFSQLKRVLDTTDNQVRSLRRRDLVARFQAAKDADDRGLPEDTTRPDYAATRGVFWSIASKPDASEPNFVQTAATAPADIGTSLHFLGSEETVDLVNWGYCAADQALRSWYEPAVAPGKGVPLKPGDVTPGRCARVSKALMGVF
- a CDS encoding HlyD family type I secretion periplasmic adaptor subunit, producing the protein MSAPSLSFHDRPRTDFRRTAFAGYAAIALLAGGFGTWAASAPLAGAVITQGTIAATGGNILIQHREGGIIRQLLVHEGDRVREGQELILLDRTAPEADLNRLTRQWIALKANAARLEAERDGLDRLAPISEPAPAPFQPEFQNLIREQQKEFDARLARFRSEQSILAQRVAMHRESVKGLNAQKAAIEQQTEVVKKELGIKTDLLSKGLTNRTEYSQLLRSEADLVGQAGALAAYLASANTQIAEAEAQTERATTQRVEEALTKLDDVRTNLADIDEQMRAAQAVLKRTTITAPAAGIVVSSTYNSQGSVVAPGEKIMEILPTSSGLVVDAKLRPRDIDQVHVGQKAKLRLSALNTRLTPEVPATVSEISADRLIDDTTHEPYFRARLKIADALPPGVKREQLYPGAPVDTFISTGDRTFFEYLVRPMMDSFARAFAER
- a CDS encoding SRPBCC family protein; this translates as MPSTIHLHRVLATKPEKVYRAFVEADALAKWLPPNGFTCTVHEFEGKVGGAYKMSFRNFTTGGSHSFGGEFVELVPGERLRYTDRFDDPNLPGQIEVTVTLKKVLVGTEINITQAGIPDAIPAEACYLGWQESLRNLAKLVEPEINQ
- a CDS encoding type I secretion system permease/ATPase; the protein is MSRERPPTSLRPVSLRGVFLRAVSDVGLFSLLINLLLLVVPLYLLQVYDRVLPSSSVETLVYLSVIAVAALGFLGFLDAVRAVYTQRIAATVNDRLGATVFAASLGDRSGPSPLADLAAVCAFIRSRGVAVLFDLPFAPVFLGLLYLIHPVLFWVTLGGTALLVVLVVANQLAIGRNDALSAERSALASRAEQAFARNAETLRAMGMVENAARAWGRHVAEALVLHDRSASANAIFSGTSRALRMILQLAILGAGAWLVLKGEMTAGMIFASSLVSSRALQPLDQLIGSWRQIGEARRAWTRLQVALAAQPAQASKLTLPDPAGAIAAQDLFFIGPNATFGAEPILKRLSFAIQPGEAVAIVGPSGAGKSTLARLLVGATQPSGGSVRIDGAELRTWDESQLGRHIGYLAQEVELFPGSVSENIARFEAGADDAAIIEAARRAEAHELILSLRDGYQTMVAGTLSGGERQRIGLARAFYGNPRILVLDEPSTHLDGAGETALEAVLAAARAAGVTTIVITHRPSIAAACDRVMVLRGGVIEAFGPSAEVLRQPGAQRSTVVTGSFAPVIRASQTIRRGS